The genome window CGGAACCATTGGAACCGGTCAATACATAAGCTTGGGCCTGTGCGATCGACAGATTCTCGATATCCAGCAGGCGATGCTGGTGAAAGCTTTTTTGCAAACGCTGGATTGATAAAAGCGCAACCATCACATATTCCTCGCTGGCCGGGTATCACCCTGCAATAACATCATCGCGGCATTGATCAGCAAGGCAAATGCAATCAGGACGATGCCCAGGGCAATCCCCTGCGCGAATTCACCCTTGCTGGTTTCCAGCGCAATCGCCGTGGTAATCGTCCGTGTCTCGCCGGCGATATTGCCACCCACCATCATCGCGCAACCAACTTCGGAAATCACCCGGCCAAAACCATTGATCACGGCTGCCATCACGCCAAAGCGGACTTCATGCAAGACCGTCAGCATGACGCGCCAGCCGGAAGCACCGTGCACGATTGCGGTCTCTGCCAGGCGCGGATCCGCCGCCTGCACTGCCGATAAGGTAAAGGCAATCAGCACCGGCAATACGATCAGGACCTGACCGAGGATGATGCTGGATTGGGTAAACAGCCATTGCAGCGAACCGAAAGGTCCCTGGCGTGACAGCATCAGGTAAAGCAGCAGCCCGATTAATACGGTAGGTAGCGACAAGGCAGCCTGTGCTATCCAAATCACGATGCGTCGGCCGATGAATTCGCGGGTCGCTATCAGGTAACCGATCAACACTGCAATCGGCGTGGCGATCAGCAAGCCGAGAATGGACGTCTTGAGCGAAATCCAGATGATGCGCCACAGTACTGCGTCGCCCGAAAAGAGCAAGCCGAACGCTGCTTGGGTAGCTTCAATAAGGGACATAAGAAGGCATATTGCGACTGGGACGTCGCCTATTCATTTTTGTAGCCGCAATTCTAACCCAGTCGGAAACCTGCACCGAAATAATGCAGCAGCTCAGGCGACGCGCAGCGAACCATCCAGCAGCTGCGGTTCGTACACCATGCGTTCCTTGCCGGTCACCAGCAGGAAATGCTTGCCGGTACAGCGCGCCAGCAAGGTCATGTTCACTTTTTCGGCGACCAGGTGCCCCATTTGCGTGGTGCCGGAACGTGAAATCAGGAAGGGCATGCCCATTTGCGCTCCCTTGATGACCATCTCCGAAGTGAGGCGACCGGTGGTATAGAACACCTTGTCGGCACCGCTGATATTTTCCAGCCACATGATGCCGGCGATCGAATCAACCGCATTATGGCGGCCGACATCTTCGATGAAGTACTGCAGTTCGCCTTCAGATGAAAACAAGCCGCAGCCATGTACCGAACCGGCCTTGGCATAGACCGAATCCTGCGTACGTATGGTATTGATGATTTTATAGAGCGTTGATTGTTTCAGACGTGCATCCGGCGGCAGAACGATGCTGTCGACTTCATCCATCAAGCCGCCGAACATGGTGCCCTGGCCACAACCGGTGGTGACGACGCGCTTGGCCGTCCGCTCTTCGATATTGTCAATGCCGTCGCGGGTAGTCACATAGACCGCATGTTGATTCCAGTCGACATGGATAGATACGATTTCCTCTATCGCCTGCACCAGCCTTTGATTGCGCAAATAACCCAGCGTCAGTGCTTCCGGTGCCGCCCCCAGCGTCATCAGCGTCACCAGCTCGCGCTGGTCCACAAACACCGTCAACGGACGCTCGGCAGGAATCGCCAGTGGCGAAGTCTGCGCGGTCTCGTCTATCGCATTGACTTCATACGTCAATGCAACCGGTGTAGAGGAAAATTCAGGGCGATACGACATGGCGGTAACTCATCTTGGACAGGGCAAAACGCCGCTGTTCCATTATCGGCATCATGCAAAACATAATGCGCTAAGGTATGGAATGGCAAATAGTCATCCCGACTATCCGGTATTCGGTGCTGCAGGTGGGATTATAACGGTATGCGCGCTATCAGGATGTTTTCAGCAGATAACGCGCATACGTCTGGGCAGGCGTATGCGGCTGGAAGACTGGGACTTGCTTTACTTACTTCT of Janthinobacterium sp. Marseille contains these proteins:
- a CDS encoding ABC transporter permease, encoding MSLIEATQAAFGLLFSGDAVLWRIIWISLKTSILGLLIATPIAVLIGYLIATREFIGRRIVIWIAQAALSLPTVLIGLLLYLMLSRQGPFGSLQWLFTQSSIILGQVLIVLPVLIAFTLSAVQAADPRLAETAIVHGASGWRVMLTVLHEVRFGVMAAVINGFGRVISEVGCAMMVGGNIAGETRTITTAIALETSKGEFAQGIALGIVLIAFALLINAAMMLLQGDTRPARNM
- a CDS encoding formate dehydrogenase accessory sulfurtransferase FdhD, whose amino-acid sequence is MSYRPEFSSTPVALTYEVNAIDETAQTSPLAIPAERPLTVFVDQRELVTLMTLGAAPEALTLGYLRNQRLVQAIEEIVSIHVDWNQHAVYVTTRDGIDNIEERTAKRVVTTGCGQGTMFGGLMDEVDSIVLPPDARLKQSTLYKIINTIRTQDSVYAKAGSVHGCGLFSSEGELQYFIEDVGRHNAVDSIAGIMWLENISGADKVFYTTGRLTSEMVIKGAQMGMPFLISRSGTTQMGHLVAEKVNMTLLARCTGKHFLLVTGKERMVYEPQLLDGSLRVA